The nucleotide window CTCGAGGTCACCGAGGTCAATGTCACCGTGCACGACATCGCGTTCGGCGACGACGAGCAGGAATCGAACACCACCCCGCGGGTCCAGTGATGACGTCGGACCTCCCGGCGGCGCGGACGGATGACGGCGGCTCACTGGCAGATCGCCTCGCCGCCGCCGTGCTCGCCGTCCCGGGCGTGCACGACCTGCACAGCGGTCTGTTCGGGGAGATCGCCACCTACCTACCCGGACATCGGGTCTCGGGCGTGTCCCTCGCCGACGACAGCGGTGAGGTCCACATCGTGGTCGACGCCGCGCACGACTTGCAGGGCGTCGCCGCACAGGTCCGCGACATCGCCGAAACGCTCGCCGCGAGACCGATCTCGGTGACCGTGGCCGACATCAGCGTCAGCTCGAAGCCGAGTCCGCATGAAGGAGAAGCGAAATGAACAACGCAGTGGTGGGTCTGTTCGTCGGCCTGCTCCTCGCACTGGCCGCCGTCGCCGGTGGACTGGCGGGCTTCCTGCTGGCCGTTGTGCTCGGCGCCGCGGGACTCGTCCTGGGTCTCAACCGTGACGGCGCCATCGACCTGGGTGCCCTCCTGCGGAGCCGGGGTCGTGGCTGAGCACACCGGCGGGCCGGTGACGGGTGGCGCCCCCTCCGGGGACGACTCGCCGCCCGGGACACTCACCGTCGCCGACCGCGTCCTCGAGAAGATCGCGGCCCGGGCGGCCCTCGACATCCCGGGCGTCGTCCGCCATCGCGGCGGCGTCGGCTCGGTCCTGGGGGCGATCGGTGAGAGGTCCGCCCTACCCGACGCGACCGTCCATGCGGGCGGCACCAGAATCACGCTGTCCCTCGCCCTCGAGTGGCCGTGTGCAGTCGCCGAGGTGTCCCGTCGCACGCGCGATCACGTCGCCGCGGAGGTCGAACGCCTCGCCGGGGTCGCACCGACACGCGTCGACGTGACCGTGTCCACATTCGAGCCACGACAGGCGATCCGGCGACGCCAACGGGGTTACGTCGACCTGCCACCGGTCGGCGACGACCCACACACCGACGACCTACACACCGAGGCCCCGCGCACGGACCGCGTGCCGTCGGGCACGCCGGACCCGCTGGGCCCGCAGCACGACACCGCGACGCTCACCTCGACCATCAGCACCAACCTGGGGGTACGACGATGACGCAGACCGCACTCGAACCGGATACCGCACGTATGGACAGCGGGCGGAACACCGATTCGGAACACGTCTTCCCGCCCGCGGCCCTTCCGGGAGCCGCGATCGCCGGCGCCGCACTCGGGCTCGGGTTCATCGCGCTCGGCGCGGTGGCCGTGCGCGACATCGCCGTCCGCGCGAACTGGCTCGACGGACGCGAGTGGTCGGTCACCGCCGCCGAATGGATCTCGGACCTGCAGTGGCAGAACTGGATGTGGCCCGCCGCGGTCGGAGCCATCGTGCTGGGTCTGATCCTGTTGTGGGTCGCGGTCAAACCACGGCGCAGGACACATCTCGCCCTCGCCGGCGGCGACGGGATGTGGACCCGCCCCGGGGACGTCGCGCGGCGGTGCAGTGCTGCCGTCTCCGACCTACCTGGCGTACTCGACGCCGACACGGTGGTGACCCGGCGAAAGATCCGGTGCACGGTGTCGGTCCGGCCACAGGGTG belongs to Gordonia sp. KTR9 and includes:
- a CDS encoding DUF6286 domain-containing protein, with translation MTQTALEPDTARMDSGRNTDSEHVFPPAALPGAAIAGAALGLGFIALGAVAVRDIAVRANWLDGREWSVTAAEWISDLQWQNWMWPAAVGAIVLGLILLWVAVKPRRRTHLALAGGDGMWTRPGDVARRCSAAVSDLPGVLDADTVVTRRKIRCTVSVRPQGVDRQLIEDTVAHTAAEVRSSPKVVVRLRVQGTRSVR
- a CDS encoding Asp23/Gls24 family envelope stress response protein: MAEHTGGPVTGGAPSGDDSPPGTLTVADRVLEKIAARAALDIPGVVRHRGGVGSVLGAIGERSALPDATVHAGGTRITLSLALEWPCAVAEVSRRTRDHVAAEVERLAGVAPTRVDVTVSTFEPRQAIRRRQRGYVDLPPVGDDPHTDDLHTEAPRTDRVPSGTPDPLGPQHDTATLTSTISTNLGVRR